In Strigops habroptila isolate Jane chromosome 2, bStrHab1.2.pri, whole genome shotgun sequence, one genomic interval encodes:
- the TGDS gene encoding dTDP-D-glucose 4,6-dehydratase isoform X1: MRSRAARRCVCGGDEGCRRKARTMSEPAVFEKRLLVTGGAGFIASHVVVSLVKNYPNYLIINLDKLNYCASLKNLETVSEKENYKFIQGDICEPDFIKQLFKTEKIDIVLHFAAQTHVDLSFWHALEFTYVNVYGTNVLVAAAHEANVEKFVYVSTDEVYGGSTDEEFDESSPKRPTNPYASSKAAAECFVQSYWERYQFPVVITRSSNVYGPHQYPEKVIPKFISLLQQNRKCCIHGSGLQRRNFLYAADVVEAFLTVLKEGKPGEIYNIGTNFEMSIAQLAKELIHLIKKTSSESEMEHWMDYVKDRPTNDLRYPMNSEKMHSLGWRPKVPWKEGIKKTIEWYKENFHNWKNSEKALEPFPVAEPFAQLGGP, from the exons ATGCGCAGTCGTGCCGCAAGGCGGTGTGTGTGCGGCGGGGATGAGGGCTGCCGCCGTAAAGCGCGGACGATGTCGGAGCCGGCGGTGTTCGAGAAGCGGCTGCTGGTGACGGGCGGTGCGGGGTTCAT TGCTTCGCATGTAGTTGTCTCTCTTGTGAAAAACTACCCGAACTATCTGATTATAAATCTAGATAAG CTCAACTACTGTGCAAGCTTGAAGAACCTGGAAACTGTCTCTGAGAAGGAAAACTACAAGTTTATCCAG gGAGATATTTGTGAACCTGACTTTATAAAACAGCTCttcaaaactgagaaaatagaTATAGTCCTTCATTTTGCAGCTCAAACACATGTAG ATCTTTCATTTTGGCATGCCCTGGAATTCACCTATGTGAATGTTTATGGCACTAATGTGCTGGTTGCTGCTGCACATGAAGCCAATGTGGAGAAGTTTGTCTATGTTAGTACAGATGAAGTATATGGAGGTAGCACTGACGAG gAATTTGATGAATCCTCACCCAAACGTCCAACAAATCCCTATGCCTCCTctaaagcagctgcagaatgtTTTGTTCAGTCTTACTGGGAAAGGTACCAA TTCCCAGTTGTTATCACACGGAGCAGTAATGTCTACGGGCCACACCAGTATCCAGAAAAA GTTATTCCAAAGTTTATATCTTTGttgcagcagaacagaaaatg CTGTATCCATGGTTCTGGACTTCAAAGAAGGAATTTTCTTTATGCAGCTGATGTGGTAGAAGCATTCCTCACTGTCCtgaaggaggggaagccaggtGAAATTTATAACATTGGAACAAACTTTGAGATGTCCATTGCCCAGCTTGCTAAGGAATTAATCCATTTA ATAAAGAAGACCAGTTCAGAATCTGAAATGGAGCACTGGATGGATTATGTCAAAGACAG ACCTACCAATGACCTGAGATACCCCATGAATTCAGAGAAAATGCACAGCTTAGGATGGAGACCTAAAGTGCCTTggaaagaaggaataaagaaaacaa TTGAATGGTACAAAGAAAATTTTCACAACTGGAAGAACTCAGAGAAAGCTTTGGAGCCCTTTCCTGTGGCAGAGCCATTTGCACAGCTCGGTGGTCCCTAG
- the TGDS gene encoding dTDP-D-glucose 4,6-dehydratase isoform X2 — translation MRSRAARRCVCGGDEGCRRKARTMSEPAVFEKRLLVTGGAGFIASHVVVSLVKNYPNYLIINLDKLNYCASLKNLETVSEKENYKFIQGDICEPDFIKQLFKTEKIDIVLHFAAQTHVDLSFWHALEFTYVNVYGTNVLVAAAHEANVEKFVYVSTDEVYGGSTDEEFDESSPKRPTNPYASSKAAAECFVQSYWESSQLLSHGAVMSTGHTSIQKNCIHGSGLQRRNFLYAADVVEAFLTVLKEGKPGEIYNIGTNFEMSIAQLAKELIHLIKKTSSESEMEHWMDYVKDRPTNDLRYPMNSEKMHSLGWRPKVPWKEGIKKTIEWYKENFHNWKNSEKALEPFPVAEPFAQLGGP, via the exons ATGCGCAGTCGTGCCGCAAGGCGGTGTGTGTGCGGCGGGGATGAGGGCTGCCGCCGTAAAGCGCGGACGATGTCGGAGCCGGCGGTGTTCGAGAAGCGGCTGCTGGTGACGGGCGGTGCGGGGTTCAT TGCTTCGCATGTAGTTGTCTCTCTTGTGAAAAACTACCCGAACTATCTGATTATAAATCTAGATAAG CTCAACTACTGTGCAAGCTTGAAGAACCTGGAAACTGTCTCTGAGAAGGAAAACTACAAGTTTATCCAG gGAGATATTTGTGAACCTGACTTTATAAAACAGCTCttcaaaactgagaaaatagaTATAGTCCTTCATTTTGCAGCTCAAACACATGTAG ATCTTTCATTTTGGCATGCCCTGGAATTCACCTATGTGAATGTTTATGGCACTAATGTGCTGGTTGCTGCTGCACATGAAGCCAATGTGGAGAAGTTTGTCTATGTTAGTACAGATGAAGTATATGGAGGTAGCACTGACGAG gAATTTGATGAATCCTCACCCAAACGTCCAACAAATCCCTATGCCTCCTctaaagcagctgcagaatgtTTTGTTCAGTCTTACTGGGAAAG TTCCCAGTTGTTATCACACGGAGCAGTAATGTCTACGGGCCACACCAGTATCCAGAAAAA CTGTATCCATGGTTCTGGACTTCAAAGAAGGAATTTTCTTTATGCAGCTGATGTGGTAGAAGCATTCCTCACTGTCCtgaaggaggggaagccaggtGAAATTTATAACATTGGAACAAACTTTGAGATGTCCATTGCCCAGCTTGCTAAGGAATTAATCCATTTA ATAAAGAAGACCAGTTCAGAATCTGAAATGGAGCACTGGATGGATTATGTCAAAGACAG ACCTACCAATGACCTGAGATACCCCATGAATTCAGAGAAAATGCACAGCTTAGGATGGAGACCTAAAGTGCCTTggaaagaaggaataaagaaaacaa TTGAATGGTACAAAGAAAATTTTCACAACTGGAAGAACTCAGAGAAAGCTTTGGAGCCCTTTCCTGTGGCAGAGCCATTTGCACAGCTCGGTGGTCCCTAG